GCGAAGCTCATCTCCCTGACGAGTTCATCGTAGCGTTCGGCGATTCGCCCCAGATCGATCAGCAGAAAGGGCGTCTGCTTCGTCGCCGCAAAGGCCTTGAGGGCCTCGAAACGCCTGGTGTCGTAATAGCGATCGAGGTCGAAGGCGTAGATCGGTGTTTTCAACTCGGTCTCTCCTCCCTTCCGGATGCGCCCGCCTGGGGCGGGTCCGCGAAGAAGTTTAAGCGTTTCCCCCGGGGGGGGCAATCCTTCCGGGATGACGTTTGCGTGACGAAAGAGGGAGGATGGGGTACGATGCCCGGAATATCGGGGCGCAAGGCCCCTGGAGGAGGGAATCAGCGGTGAGTCGGGCTTTCGTCAGGGAAGAGGACGAGGATCTGTCGAACCTCCGCTATGGTGCGGAATACAGAAGGAAGCGGGAGGACTGGCTGCGGATCCAGGAGAAGAAACGGGACTTTCTCCTGAAGGATCCCAAGGCGGCGACCCTCGACCCCGAGACGCGGCAACGATGGCTTCGGGACACGGAGGAGGACATCCGAAAGACCCGTGAGGAGCTGGGACTGGAGGAGTCGTGACTCAAGAGGCAGGAGCACAGGAAGGGGGAGGGCCGTCGGCCCTCCCCCTTCCTGTGTCTGACCGTTGTCCTGAAGGATCCGCTAGAGGGTGTCCCGCTCCACGCCCGGCTCCAGGTTCGGTGTTCCCGGAGGGGCGGTTTTCCCTCCCGGAGGAGCTTTTCCGTCCTTGCCCACGATCCAGATCTTCATGCCCGGTTTCACGTAGGCCACCAGGGTGTTGATGTCCCGGTTCTTCATGCGGATGCACCCGTGGGTGGCCCGGCGTCCCACGGACCGGGGGCTGTTGGTGCCGTGGATGGCGATCTGCCAGGGGTTGTAGAAGGAGATCAGCTTGCTCCCGTAGACCCCTTTCTGGGGTTCCCCAGGTTCGTCGAACCAGGCCGGGTCGTACACCAGCTGGGACGCATCCTGAAGGACCCTCCGCACCTTGAAGACCCCTTCCGGGGTGATGAGGTCGAGGCGGTCCTTCTTCACGTCTCCTACCCCCCTGCCGACTGCCACGGGGTAGGACTTCACCAGGGTGTCCTTCCCCTGGAAGAGGTAGAGGCGAAGCCGGGATTTGTCGACCTTGATCCAGTACTCCTCCGGACCGGGAACGAAGGGGGCGGCCTGGGCCGTTCCCAGAGGCAGGAGGACTCCCAGGACCAGGAGAAGCAGGGCAAAACGGGACAGGGACAAGGGATCGTCACCTCCGAGGATGATGGGCACAGTATAGCATGAGGACAAAACGCTAGAGGACGGCTATGGGGTTTTTAACCTTGGATTGTCTGCCCTTACCCCGCTGACACAGGAAACTGCTCTTTCTTTTTTGCGCATCCTTGTCAAAACGGTGATCCCGTGGTTATAAAAGAATGGGCGGCCATACGGACTTCTTCCGGACCCATCGACGACCCGCTTGCCGCGATCTCGCCACACCTGAGGAGGGAAGCTCCATGGAAATTCTCAAGGTCTCGGGCAATTCCCAGCCAAAATCCGTTGCGGGAGCCATCGCTGCGGTGCTCCGGGAGTCGGGCTCCGTGGAGGTGCAGGCCGTGGGGGCCGGGGCGGTGAACCAGGCGGTGAAGTCCATCGCCATCGCCCGGGGCTACGTGGCCCCCAACGGGATCGACCTGATCTGCATCCCCGCCTTCGCCCGCATCGAGATCGACCAGGAGGAGCGCACGGCCATCCGGTTTCTCCTGGAGCCTCGCTGACCCCTCTCCCTCCCCGTGCTTTCCCCCGACGGTCCGGACGTCCCGTCCGGGCCGTCTTTTCTTGCGTCCTCAGGGTTCCATTAGGTAAGATGCGTGCCATGCGACGGACCCGATGGGTTCGCCGCTGGCGTGCCATTCCATTCTCTCCGGGAGGGAATCATCCTATGGAAAGCATCAAGGCGCCCCGGGGGACCCGGGACATCCTCGGCGACGAGTCCTGGAAGTGGGCCTACGTCCTGAAGGTCTGCCGGGACGTGGCGGACTGCTTCGGCTATCGGGAGGTCCACCTGCCCGTGTTCGAACACACGGAGCTGTTCTGTCGGGGCATCGGGGACACCACCGACGTGGTGGAGAAGGAGATGTACACCTTCGAGGACCGAGGAGGACGCAGCATCACCCTTCGTCCGGAACTCACCGCCTCCATGGTGCGCAGCTACCTGGAGCACGACCTGCGCAACCAGTCTCAACCCGCCAAGCTCTGGAGCGCCGGCCCCATGTTCCGCTACGAGCGCCCCCAGAAGGGGCGGTATCGCCAGTTCTGGCAGGTGGACGTGGAGGCCCTGGGGGCCGCCGATCCCCTGGTGGACGTGGAGGTGATCGGATTCTCCCTGGAGCTGTACCGCCGCCTCGGACTGGCGAATCTGGAGGTGGTGGTCAACTCCGTGGGGTGTCCGGCCTGCAGGCCCGTATACCGCCAGGCCCTGCGGGGCTACCTGGAACCTCGACTGCCCCATCTGTGCGAGAGCTGCCGGAGCCGGTACGACCGCAACCCCTTGCGCATCCTGGACTGCAAGAACCCGGAGTGCAAGGCCCAGACGGAGGACGCCCCGGAGATCGAGGGGTCCCTCTGCCCGGAATGTCGGGAGCACTTCGCCGCCCTGCTGGCGGGTCTGGATCGCCTGGGTGCGGCGGTGCAGCGGGACAAGCGTCTGGTCCGCGGCCTGGACTACTACACCAAGACGGCCTACGAGATCCTCTCCGGAGATCTGGGGGCCCAGAACGCGGTGTGTGGCGGGGGGCGCTACGACAACCTGGCGGAGGCCATCGGGGGTCCCCACGTCCCCGGGGTGGGCTTCGCTTCGGGGATCGAGCGCATCGTCCTCACCATGGAGAGCCAGGGCCGTTCCTTCGGGGAGGCCCCTAGGCTGGACGCCTTCGTGGTGGCGGCGGAGGACGAGGCTCGGGGGGAGGCGTCCCGGTTGGCCCACCAGCTCCGCGCTGCCGGTGCCGCGGTGGACATGGACTACGCCGCCCGGAGCTTCAAGGGCCAGATGAAGGCGGCGGGGCAGTCCGGGGCGCGGTATGCCTGCATCCTGGGAGGCAAGGAACTGGCTCGGGGTGTGGTGGCCTGCAAGGACCTGGGCACGGGGGAGCAGGAGGACCTGTCCCGGGAGGACCTGAAGTCCCGCTTCGGACGTTCCTGAACCGGGAAGGGCGACCAACGGCTTTCCCTTCGGAGGAGCCCCCTGGGGCGCCCCGGCGGAAGGCGAAGGAATGAGGAGCCGGCCCCGAGCGGTGCGCCGCCGGGACCGGGACAGGGAGGACGAGGCATGAGCGGGCAGGTGTACGACAAGACGTGGAAACGCACCGACCGGTGCGGCGACCTGAGGCTGGGGGACCAGGGACGGAGCGTGGTGCTCAACGGGTGGCTTCGCCGGCGCCGGGACCTGGGGGGCATCATCTTCCTGGAGCTGTGGGACCACACGGGCACCACCCAGGTGGTGCTGAACCCGGAGCGGGCCCCGGAGGTGCACGAGCGGGCCAAGGACCTCCGCAGCGAGTACGTCCTGGCGGTGAAAGGACGGGTCTCGGTGCGTCCCGAGGGCACGGAGAACCCCGGCATGCCCACGGGGGAGGTGGAGGTGCTGGTGGAGGATTTCCTCCTCCTGTCCCCCTCCAAGCCCCTTCCCTTCGAGATCGGGGAGGCGGAGAAGGTGGACGAGAACCTCCGGCTTCGCTACCGCTTCCTGGACCTGCGGCGGGAGAGGATGCAGCAGAACCTGCGGGTGCGCCACGCCGTGGGGGCCTACACCCGGAACTACCTGGGGGAGCGGGGCTTCATGGAGGTGGAGACCCCCATGCTCACCAAATCCACCCCCGAGGGGGCCCGGGACTTTCTGGTGCCCAGCCGGGTGAACCCGGGGCGGTTCTTCGCCCTGCCCCAGTCGCCCCAGATCTTCAAGCAGATCCTCATGGTCTCCGGGTGCGACCGGTACTTCCAGATCGTGAAGTGCTTCCGGGACGAGGACCTTCGGGCGGACCGGCAGCCCGAGTTCTCCCAGGTGGACCTGGAGATGAGTTTCGTCACCGAGGAGGACCTCTACGAGCTTCTGGAGGGCTACATGGCGGGGCTCTTCCGGGAGGTTCTGGACCTGGAGATCCCCACCCCCTTCCCCCGCATGACCTGGAAGGAGGCCATGGACCGCTACGGCAGCGACAAGCCGGACCTGCGGATCCCCACCGCCCTGGTGGACCTGGGGGATCTGCTGGGTGCCCCCGGCGGGCCCCTGGAGTCGACGGTGGCCGCAGGGGGCGCCGTGCGCGGCCTTCCCCTCCCCGGAGGGGCTTCCCTGTCCCGCAAGGAAGTGGCGGACCTGGAGGCCCGGGCGGTGGAGCTGGGGGCGGGGGGATTGGCCTGCATCCAGCGCAAGAACGGGGAACTCAAGGGGCCCTTCGTGAAGGCTCTGGACGAGGCGACCCGGGGCCGCCTGGCGGAACGGGGCGACCTGGCCGACGGGGACGCCCTGCTGGTGGTGGCGGACAAGGAGTGGAAGCGGGTCTGCGAGGTGCTGGGGCAGCTCCGCCTGGAGCTGGCCCGGGCCCGAAACCTGGTGGAGGAGGGCTGGCGGTTCCTCTGGGTGGTGGACTTCCCCCTGCTGGAGTGGGACGAGGAGCAGGGACGCTACACGGCGGTGC
The sequence above is drawn from the Aminomonas paucivorans DSM 12260 genome and encodes:
- a CDS encoding L,D-transpeptidase, with protein sequence MSLSRFALLLLVLGVLLPLGTAQAAPFVPGPEEYWIKVDKSRLRLYLFQGKDTLVKSYPVAVGRGVGDVKKDRLDLITPEGVFKVRRVLQDASQLVYDPAWFDEPGEPQKGVYGSKLISFYNPWQIAIHGTNSPRSVGRRATHGCIRMKNRDINTLVAYVKPGMKIWIVGKDGKAPPGGKTAPPGTPNLEPGVERDTL
- a CDS encoding stage V sporulation protein S codes for the protein MEILKVSGNSQPKSVAGAIAAVLRESGSVEVQAVGAGAVNQAVKSIAIARGYVAPNGIDLICIPAFARIEIDQEERTAIRFLLEPR
- the hisS gene encoding histidine--tRNA ligase, with protein sequence MESIKAPRGTRDILGDESWKWAYVLKVCRDVADCFGYREVHLPVFEHTELFCRGIGDTTDVVEKEMYTFEDRGGRSITLRPELTASMVRSYLEHDLRNQSQPAKLWSAGPMFRYERPQKGRYRQFWQVDVEALGAADPLVDVEVIGFSLELYRRLGLANLEVVVNSVGCPACRPVYRQALRGYLEPRLPHLCESCRSRYDRNPLRILDCKNPECKAQTEDAPEIEGSLCPECREHFAALLAGLDRLGAAVQRDKRLVRGLDYYTKTAYEILSGDLGAQNAVCGGGRYDNLAEAIGGPHVPGVGFASGIERIVLTMESQGRSFGEAPRLDAFVVAAEDEARGEASRLAHQLRAAGAAVDMDYAARSFKGQMKAAGQSGARYACILGGKELARGVVACKDLGTGEQEDLSREDLKSRFGRS
- the aspS gene encoding aspartate--tRNA ligase yields the protein MSGQVYDKTWKRTDRCGDLRLGDQGRSVVLNGWLRRRRDLGGIIFLELWDHTGTTQVVLNPERAPEVHERAKDLRSEYVLAVKGRVSVRPEGTENPGMPTGEVEVLVEDFLLLSPSKPLPFEIGEAEKVDENLRLRYRFLDLRRERMQQNLRVRHAVGAYTRNYLGERGFMEVETPMLTKSTPEGARDFLVPSRVNPGRFFALPQSPQIFKQILMVSGCDRYFQIVKCFRDEDLRADRQPEFSQVDLEMSFVTEEDLYELLEGYMAGLFREVLDLEIPTPFPRMTWKEAMDRYGSDKPDLRIPTALVDLGDLLGAPGGPLESTVAAGGAVRGLPLPGGASLSRKEVADLEARAVELGAGGLACIQRKNGELKGPFVKALDEATRGRLAERGDLADGDALLVVADKEWKRVCEVLGQLRLELARARNLVEEGWRFLWVVDFPLLEWDEEQGRYTAVHHPFTAPKDEDLPLLDTDPGAVRSRAYDLVLNGNEVGGGSIRIHNPQMQERVFQALAFTPEAARERFGFLLEALSYGTPPHGGLALGFDRLAMLLCGAKSIREVMAFPKTQRAQCLLSGAPGVVDEAQLAELQVASTVQDVSQDD